A single window of Solenopsis invicta isolate M01_SB chromosome 3, UNIL_Sinv_3.0, whole genome shotgun sequence DNA harbors:
- the LOC120357439 gene encoding uncharacterized protein LOC120357439, with product MSKMLGEDQDAKKLIEVKFHSELQLRWQKWMRDGLPEGNKKAILEMYPRKGDLFSEAPKINLEILPALTEIATKRDQHFAETQNCVGSAIAALAAAVSMLLEGPEEGIDQEKFTKYLCDVGQLLTEVYHQQSLSRKAFITPLMNKAVKPTLEAAKSDQWLYGEKFGEQVKEAKSLEKACANIKAPEKTSNLRQSLRPWNQGNARFPLVKYRQVGYQRYQQRPYQRRNTIRFKPKDQKATHSSKKSSSQTTTSRSSSKK from the coding sequence ATGTCGAAAATGTTAGGGGAAGATCAAGATGCAAAAAAATTGATCGAAGTAAAGTTCCATTCCGAATTACAACTTAGATGGCAGAAATGGATGAGAGATGGATTGCCCGAAGGGAATAAAAAAGCAATCCTGGAGATGTACCCGAGAAAAGGGGACCTTTTCTCGGAAGccccaaaaataaatttggaaatattacCTGCCTTAACGGAAATAGCGACTAAGAGAGATCAACATTTTGCCGAAACGCAAAATTGTGTAGGATCGGCCATTGCAGCATTAGCAGCGGCAGTGTCCATGCTGCTAGAAGGACCTGAAGAAGGCATAGATCAGGAGAAATTTACAAAGTATCTATGTGATGTGGGACAACTGTTAACCGAGGTTTATCACCAACAATCGTTATCAAGAAAGGCTTTCATTACACCTCTGATGAATAAAGCAGTAAAACCAACATTGGAAGCAGCAAAATCAGATCAATGGTTATACGGCGAAAAGTTTGGAGAGCAAGTAAAAGAAGCGAAATCGCTAGAAAAAGCCTGCGCTAATATTAAAGCTCCGGAAAAAACTTCAAATTTGCGACAATCTCTAAGACCTTGGAATCAGGGAAACGCGAGATTCCCACTTGTCAAATATCGACAGGTGGGTTATCAACGATACCAGCAGAGGCCGTATCAACGGAGGAATACGATTCGTTTCAAACCGAAGGATCAGAAAGCGACGCACTCATCAAAGAAATCCAGCAGTCAGACGACGACGAGCCGGTCATCGTCGAAGAAATAA